One Fundulus heteroclitus isolate FHET01 chromosome 11, MU-UCD_Fhet_4.1, whole genome shotgun sequence DNA segment encodes these proteins:
- the LOC105937381 gene encoding high mobility group-T protein — translation MGKDPTKPRGKMSSYAYFVQTCREEHKKKHPEASVNFAEFSKKCSERWKTMSAKEKGKFEDMAKQDKARYEREMMSYVPARGGKKKKFKDPNAPKRPPSAFFIFCSEFRPKVKGESPGLTIGDVAKRLGEMWNSTASEDKQPYEKKAAKLKEKYEKDIAAYRAKGKTGSSAPAKAPAKAEKDDDDDDEDDDEEEDDDDEDDD, via the exons ATGGGGAAAGATCCAACTAAGCCGAGGGGGAAGATGTCCTCCTATGCCTACTTCGTCCAGacctgcagagaggagcatAAGAAGAAACACCCCGAAGCATCAGTGAACTTTGCAGAGTTCTCCAAGAAATGCTCCGAGCGATGGAAG ACGATGTCTGCCAAGGAGAAGGGCAAATTTGAAGACATGGCGAAGCAAGATAAGGCTCGCTACGAGAGGGAGATGATGAGCTACGTGCCAGCCAGGGGTggcaagaagaagaagttcaAGGACCCCAACGCCCCCAAGAGACCCCC ATCTGCTTTCTTCATCTTTTGCTCAGAGTTCCGCCCTAAGGTGAAAGGCGAGAGCCCCGGCCTCACCATCGGAGATGTCGCCAAGAGGTTGGGCGAGATGTGGAACAGCACCGCGTCAGAGGACAAGCAGCCCTACGAGAAGAAGGCGGCTAAACTGAAGGAGAAATACGAGAAG GACATCGCAGCTTACCGCGCTAAGGGCAAAACGGGCAGCAGCGCACCGGCAAAGGCCCCCGCCAAGGCCGAGAaggacgacgacgacgacgatgaAGACGACGACGAGGAAGAGGATGACGACGACGAGGATGATGATTAG
- the uspl1 gene encoding SUMO-specific isopeptidase USPL1 isoform X2: MVIYVDRQRAAVGPRSDGCLPMTGEGTGLEALASPQAGYLGKVQERAASLESCPWCASKGLAFALRSYRINLQESLTLCTNPQCLFPLVTRPLEDVLASLERAEPPVGSKRKTVLVLEEAIKSPLKRQRRSDDGDLRPRSVCCAPASDERSGSPDTDSKLLNGYQKETPDVEMAEWDDVDDQNGDGPVPSVLSGCVGHSPEVLLTSNGSKPPALSPHLASPDESEQHNVPALNERRRLCSPLPVYSAPVKTPSLLCNGQTASTESEAVTAGDPPRRDSSDELVPVPEQLLWRNSDNLCWLDSLLAVLVNCRSLRSLQPEEEPQRPSVWRLLREHEEVCAAVQAHQQTGRDGVLRVPSHVLQNACVDLERLRMSVFKLLQPKLHCKLGQKETPVFAMPLLLASDSWVERLFQTTYLWEFKCSECKVIAKERVVKTLPTFTNIVPDWSPLNAVHFAPCNVCSKKNQSRTMLLESVPPVFALHFVEGLPDDDVRKYSFSFKGRRYSVTTVIQYCHQLKHFVTWIHNQDGSWLEYDDLKEPACETHQRLQIPAQEIHVVFWEAVAEEEEAQPSVCSPSSTLPEPPPAEKEGVPCLQDLSAEEPAAETPDESLLASHNVTDIVCALSGDASTNVLDTTATTDVNTSIGASTLLDAFDGLTHSDIITLTLVELQPDAVQSEAAPSKTADRRTESLLSSPDSSIHAAGGDPSHNAEAEQTAASITSDSESKDSEASDPTFVPGAKRQRGRRANQRKSVGRQRLKKPSLSKDAPQSTPAPPSEAPSPESSPPEAPPEPPIPVCSAQGNAAPVREQTSTVSSTNSSPPSSTQSDRWSFLLSKHRPNPCSKNIPCPPPTQHPATTAEAKPSHLAHSTPNPVRKLPVPLGVPKAPLITEEGQSLPPKAAEMYGGFGAKSSSPLNPLPSPLSTLTLPPVVPPSNPTPLSWTSGTSPPLLPKIPSLKKPGRSTVPAALSDTEALRYKLLKKLKAKKKKLAKLNQLLGGGGGPHLRPDSTALNSPSTVSSSTYDGSACDDILSDLLSPATTASHLSPDSTGFLEMLAAGQDGANQLHSGANGAAVVSQMNCSSMSQQEDHNFLEEFLSQL; the protein is encoded by the exons ATGGTGATATATGTTGACCGGCAGCGGGCCGCCGTGGGACCGAGGAGCGACGGCTGCTTGCCAATGACTGGCGAAGGCACTGGTTTGGAGGCTTTGGCCTCACCGCAGGCGGGGTATTTGGGAAAA GTTCAGGAAAGAGCTGCCTCGCTGGAGAGTTGTCCCTGGTGTGCTTCCAAAGGCTTGGCCTTTGCCCTGCGCTCCTACCGCATCAACCTTCAGGAATCTCTCACGCTGTGCACAAACCCGCAG TGTCTCTTCCCACTGGTCACTCGGCCCTTGGAGGATGTTTTGGCCAGCTTGGAGCGCGCGGAGCCCCCTGTTGGGAGCAAAAGGAAGACTGTCTTGGTTCTGGAAGAGGCGATTAAATCTCCGCTCAAACGCCAGCGGCGAAGCGACGATGGCGATCTCCGACCGCGGAGCGTTTGTTGCGCGCCTGCGTCAGATGAGCGCAGCGGAAGCCCCGACACTGACAGCAAACTGTTGAATGGGTACCAAAAGGAAACTCCAGATGTTGAGATGGCAGAATGGGACGATGTAGACGATCAGAACGGGGATGGTCCTGTTCCTTCTGTACTCTCCGGGTGTGTTGGTCACTCCCCAGAAGTTTTGTTGACTAGTAATGGATCAAAACCACCTGCGCTCTCTCCTCACCTGGCCTCCCCTGATGAATCTGAGCAGCACAATGTTCCAGCGTTGAACGAACGCCGCAGACTCTGTTCCCCTCTACCCGTTTATTCGGCTCCTGTCAAAACCCCGTCGCTTCTTTGCAATGGGCAGACGGCGTCTACAGAGAGCGAAGCGGTCACGGCGGGTGACCCCCCGCGTCGGGATTCGTCGGACGAGCTTGTTCCCGTTCCTGAACAGCTGCTGTGGAGAAACAGCGACAACCTGTGCTGGCTGGACTCGCTGCTGGCTGTGTTGGTGAACTGCAGGAGTTTAAGAAGCCTTCAACCTGAAGAGGAGCCTCAGCGCCCGTCCGTGTGGCGGCTGCTGAGAGAACACGAGGAAGTCTGTGCTGCCGTCCAGGCCCACCAGCAAACCGGCAGAG ATGGCGTTCTGAGGGTACCAAGTCACGTTCTGCAAAACGCCTGTGTTGACCTGGAGAGACTCAGGATGTCTGTTTTTAAGCTACTGCAGCCCAAACTGCACTGCAAGCTGG GTCAGAAGGAAACTCCGGTTTTTGCCATGCCTCTCCTGCTCGCATCGGACTCCTGGGTGGAGCGTCTCTTCCAGACAACTTATCTCTGGGAGTTCAAGTGCAGCGAATGCAAAGTCATCGCAAAAGAAAG GGTGGTAAAAACTCTCCCGACTTTCACCAACATTGTGCCTGACTGGAGCCCTCTTAACGCGGTTCATTTTGCTCCATGTAATGTGTGCAGCAAGAAGAACCAGTCGAGGACGATGTTACTGGAGAG TGTCCCTCCAGTGTTTGCGCTGCACTTTGTAGAGGGGCTCCCTGACGACGACGTCAGGAAGTACAGCTTCAGCTTCAAGGGGAGACGCTACTCGGTCACCACTGTCATCCAGTACTGCCATCAGCTGAAGCACTTCGTCACCTGGATTCACAATCAGGATG GGTCGTGGCTGGAGTATGATGATTTAAAAGAGCCGGCGTGTGAGACCCACCAGCGGTTGCAGATCCCTGCTCAGGAGATCCACGTTGTCTTCTGGGAGGCggtggcagaggaggaggaggcgcaGCCCTCCGTCTGTTCGCCTTCCAGCACGTTACCAGAACCTCCCCCGGCGGAGAAAGAAGGGGTTCCCTGTTTGCAAGACTTGAGCGCAGAAGAACCAGCAGCTGAGACTCCAGACGAGTCTCTTCTCGCCTCTCACAACGTCACCGACATCGTCTGCGCGCTGTCAGGAGACGCCAGCACTAACGTCCTAGACACCACAGCCACGACCGACGTCAACACCTCAATAGGCGCCTCCACCCTGCTCGACGCCTTCGACGGCCTCACGCACAGTGACATCATCACGCTCACCCTGGTGGAGCTGCAGCCCGACGCGGTCCAGTCGGAGGCGGCGCCTTCAAAGACCGCCGACCGAAGGACTGAGTCCCTTCTCTCTTCACCGGACAGCTCCATCCATGCAGCGGGAGGAGACCCGAGCCACAACGCTGAGGCCGAGCAAACCGCAGCTAGCATCACGTCGGACTCTGAGTCGAAGGATAGCGAGGCGAGCGACCCGACGTTTGTGCCCGGTGCAAAACGACAGCGAGGTAGAAGAGCTAACCAGAGGAAGAGCGTCGGCCGGCAGAGACTTAAAAAGCCTTCTTTGTCTAAAGATGCTCCACAGAGTACACCTGCACCTCCTTCTGAGGCGCCTTCTCCTGAGTCGTCCCCTCCTGAGGCCCCCCCAGAGCCCCCCATACCCGTTTGTTCTGCTCAGGGTAACGCGGCTCCTGTTAGGGAGCAGACATCCACGGTGTCTTCCACCAACAGCTCGCCCCCTTCCAGCACTCAGAGCGACCGCTGGTCCTTTCTGCTCAGCAAACACCGTCCGAATCCATGTTCCAAAAACATCCCGTGTCCTCCCCCCACCCAACACCCTGCAACGACAGCCGAAGCGAAGCCGTCTCATCTCGCTCACTCCACCCCCAACCCTGTGAGAAAGCTGCCCGTTCCCTTAGGAGTGCCCAAAGCGCCGCTCATTACAGAGGAGGGTCAGAGTCTTCCACCCAAAGCTGCAGAGATGTACGGTGGCTTTGGAGCAAAGAGCTCAAGCCCCTTAAATCCTCTCCCATCCCCTTTATCCACCCTCACTTTACCTCCAGTCGTCCCTCCTAGCAACCCGACCCCCCTCTCGTGGACGTCTGGCACGTCTCCTCCTTTGCTCCCCAAAATCCCCTCGTTAAAGAAGCCCGGCCGCTCGACGGTTCCCGCGGCTCTCAGCGACACGGAGGCCCTCAGGTACAAACTCTTGAAGAAGCTCAAagccaagaagaagaagctggcGAAGCTGAACCAGCTGCTGGGAGGCGGAGGAGGCCCCCACCTCAGGCCGGACAGCACCGCCCTGAACTCCCCCAGCACCGTCAGCTCCAGCACCTACGACGGCTCCGCCTGCGACGACATCCTGTCCGACCTGCTGTCCCCGGCGACCACGGCCAGCCACCTTTCCCCGGACAGCACGGGCTTCTTGGAGATGCTGGCGGCCGGGCAGGACGGGGCCAACCAGCTGCATTCTGGGGCGAACGGTGCGGCGGTGGTGTCCCAAATGAACTGCAGCAGCATGAGTCAGCAGGAAGATCACAACTTCCTGGAGGAGTTTCTCTCCCAGCTTTAA
- the uspl1 gene encoding SUMO-specific isopeptidase USPL1 isoform X1 gives MAEWDDVDDQNGDGPVPSVLSGCVGHSPEVLLTSNGSKPPALSPHLASPDESEQHNVPALNERRRLCSPLCNGQTASTESEAVTAGDPPRRDSSDELVPVPEQLLWRNSDNLCWLDSLLAVLVNCRSLRSLQPEEEPQRPSVWRLLREHEEVCAAVQAHQQTGRDGVLRVPSHVLQNACVDLERLRMSVFKLLQPKLHCKLGQKETPVFAMPLLLASDSWVERLFQTTYLWEFKCSECKVIAKERVVKTLPTFTNIVPDWSPLNAVHFAPCNVCSKKNQSRTMLLESVPPVFALHFVEGLPDDDVRKYSFSFKGRRYSVTTVIQYCHQLKHFVTWIHNQDGSWLEYDDLKEPACETHQRLQIPAQEIHVVFWEAVAEEEEAQPSVCSPSSTLPEPPPAEKEGVPCLQDLSAEEPAAETPDESLLASHNVTDIVCALSGDASTNVLDTTATTDVNTSIGASTLLDAFDGLTHSDIITLTLVELQPDAVQSEAAPSKTADRRTESLLSSPDSSIHAAGGDPSHNAEAEQTAASITSDSESKDSEASDPTFVPGAKRQRGRRANQRKSVGRQRLKKPSLSKDAPQSTPAPPSEAPSPESSPPEAPPEPPIPVCSAQGNAAPVREQTSTVSSTNSSPPSSTQSDRWSFLLSKHRPNPCSKNIPCPPPTQHPATTAEAKPSHLAHSTPNPVRKLPVPLGVPKAPLITEEGQSLPPKAAEMYGGFGAKSSSPLNPLPSPLSTLTLPPVVPPSNPTPLSWTSGTSPPLLPKIPSLKKPGRSTVPAALSDTEALRYKLLKKLKAKKKKLAKLNQLLGGGGGPHLRPDSTALNSPSTVSSSTYDGSACDDILSDLLSPATTASHLSPDSTGFLEMLAAGQDGANQLHSGANGAAVVSQMNCSSMSQQEDHNFLEEFLSQL, from the exons ATGGCAGAATGGGACGATGTAGACGATCAGAACGGGGATGGTCCTGTTCCTTCTGTACTCTCCGGGTGTGTTGGTCACTCCCCAGAAGTTTTGTTGACTAGTAATGGATCAAAACCACCTGCGCTCTCTCCTCACCTGGCCTCCCCTGATGAATCTGAGCAGCACAATGTTCCAGCGTTGAACGAACGCCGCAGACTCTGTTCCCC TCTTTGCAATGGGCAGACGGCGTCTACAGAGAGCGAAGCGGTCACGGCGGGTGACCCCCCGCGTCGGGATTCGTCGGACGAGCTTGTTCCCGTTCCTGAACAGCTGCTGTGGAGAAACAGCGACAACCTGTGCTGGCTGGACTCGCTGCTGGCTGTGTTGGTGAACTGCAGGAGTTTAAGAAGCCTTCAACCTGAAGAGGAGCCTCAGCGCCCGTCCGTGTGGCGGCTGCTGAGAGAACACGAGGAAGTCTGTGCTGCCGTCCAGGCCCACCAGCAAACCGGCAGAG ATGGCGTTCTGAGGGTACCAAGTCACGTTCTGCAAAACGCCTGTGTTGACCTGGAGAGACTCAGGATGTCTGTTTTTAAGCTACTGCAGCCCAAACTGCACTGCAAGCTGG GTCAGAAGGAAACTCCGGTTTTTGCCATGCCTCTCCTGCTCGCATCGGACTCCTGGGTGGAGCGTCTCTTCCAGACAACTTATCTCTGGGAGTTCAAGTGCAGCGAATGCAAAGTCATCGCAAAAGAAAG GGTGGTAAAAACTCTCCCGACTTTCACCAACATTGTGCCTGACTGGAGCCCTCTTAACGCGGTTCATTTTGCTCCATGTAATGTGTGCAGCAAGAAGAACCAGTCGAGGACGATGTTACTGGAGAG TGTCCCTCCAGTGTTTGCGCTGCACTTTGTAGAGGGGCTCCCTGACGACGACGTCAGGAAGTACAGCTTCAGCTTCAAGGGGAGACGCTACTCGGTCACCACTGTCATCCAGTACTGCCATCAGCTGAAGCACTTCGTCACCTGGATTCACAATCAGGATG GGTCGTGGCTGGAGTATGATGATTTAAAAGAGCCGGCGTGTGAGACCCACCAGCGGTTGCAGATCCCTGCTCAGGAGATCCACGTTGTCTTCTGGGAGGCggtggcagaggaggaggaggcgcaGCCCTCCGTCTGTTCGCCTTCCAGCACGTTACCAGAACCTCCCCCGGCGGAGAAAGAAGGGGTTCCCTGTTTGCAAGACTTGAGCGCAGAAGAACCAGCAGCTGAGACTCCAGACGAGTCTCTTCTCGCCTCTCACAACGTCACCGACATCGTCTGCGCGCTGTCAGGAGACGCCAGCACTAACGTCCTAGACACCACAGCCACGACCGACGTCAACACCTCAATAGGCGCCTCCACCCTGCTCGACGCCTTCGACGGCCTCACGCACAGTGACATCATCACGCTCACCCTGGTGGAGCTGCAGCCCGACGCGGTCCAGTCGGAGGCGGCGCCTTCAAAGACCGCCGACCGAAGGACTGAGTCCCTTCTCTCTTCACCGGACAGCTCCATCCATGCAGCGGGAGGAGACCCGAGCCACAACGCTGAGGCCGAGCAAACCGCAGCTAGCATCACGTCGGACTCTGAGTCGAAGGATAGCGAGGCGAGCGACCCGACGTTTGTGCCCGGTGCAAAACGACAGCGAGGTAGAAGAGCTAACCAGAGGAAGAGCGTCGGCCGGCAGAGACTTAAAAAGCCTTCTTTGTCTAAAGATGCTCCACAGAGTACACCTGCACCTCCTTCTGAGGCGCCTTCTCCTGAGTCGTCCCCTCCTGAGGCCCCCCCAGAGCCCCCCATACCCGTTTGTTCTGCTCAGGGTAACGCGGCTCCTGTTAGGGAGCAGACATCCACGGTGTCTTCCACCAACAGCTCGCCCCCTTCCAGCACTCAGAGCGACCGCTGGTCCTTTCTGCTCAGCAAACACCGTCCGAATCCATGTTCCAAAAACATCCCGTGTCCTCCCCCCACCCAACACCCTGCAACGACAGCCGAAGCGAAGCCGTCTCATCTCGCTCACTCCACCCCCAACCCTGTGAGAAAGCTGCCCGTTCCCTTAGGAGTGCCCAAAGCGCCGCTCATTACAGAGGAGGGTCAGAGTCTTCCACCCAAAGCTGCAGAGATGTACGGTGGCTTTGGAGCAAAGAGCTCAAGCCCCTTAAATCCTCTCCCATCCCCTTTATCCACCCTCACTTTACCTCCAGTCGTCCCTCCTAGCAACCCGACCCCCCTCTCGTGGACGTCTGGCACGTCTCCTCCTTTGCTCCCCAAAATCCCCTCGTTAAAGAAGCCCGGCCGCTCGACGGTTCCCGCGGCTCTCAGCGACACGGAGGCCCTCAGGTACAAACTCTTGAAGAAGCTCAAagccaagaagaagaagctggcGAAGCTGAACCAGCTGCTGGGAGGCGGAGGAGGCCCCCACCTCAGGCCGGACAGCACCGCCCTGAACTCCCCCAGCACCGTCAGCTCCAGCACCTACGACGGCTCCGCCTGCGACGACATCCTGTCCGACCTGCTGTCCCCGGCGACCACGGCCAGCCACCTTTCCCCGGACAGCACGGGCTTCTTGGAGATGCTGGCGGCCGGGCAGGACGGGGCCAACCAGCTGCATTCTGGGGCGAACGGTGCGGCGGTGGTGTCCCAAATGAACTGCAGCAGCATGAGTCAGCAGGAAGATCACAACTTCCTGGAGGAGTTTCTCTCCCAGCTTTAA